Proteins from a genomic interval of Zingiber officinale cultivar Zhangliang chromosome 2A, Zo_v1.1, whole genome shotgun sequence:
- the LOC122041560 gene encoding peptidyl-prolyl cis-trans isomerase FKBP53-like — MAFWGVEVKPGKPYTHVHDQARGRLRIGQATLGNGKATTKSVVQCNVGKKSPVLLCSLIPDKTEACPLELEFEEEGEVVFSVIGPRSVHLSGYYIGSGRSGRDGGDDTDSYGEDIGVDDSESYEEFDSDEDEYESDFIDDGDIDMFPLSPRHKNNVVIEEIVDDEKPTNRNNTRRRLKKKSQVSDTDNEDDNSQLQLIVEPKNTAVVESEDEDGFPISSLLRKNVNKNEPGDEKTDKKTVDEDKKRKIDAISQETEPSRGVAGVEQNHVLGDNVETHVGEGKRKKKKEKTVKEYKELAEEAIKGDVNAIPNANGVDQNHPSEAEKPLNENDRSSGGKKKKNRKKKVKEETAHEKVGEETGLNETEMNQDTTEVKLGSDSAEVEQSVREALNDEVPDDKSLLQKAKKKKKAKKGSNPQNDSNVKEPVIPPEEHNHEHKTRTFSNGLSVEELSMGKPDGKKASPGSKVLVNYVGKLKNGKIFDSNVGTRPFKFRLGVGHVIKGWDVGIAGMRIGDKRRLNIPPSMGYGNKNVGKIPANSWLYFDVEMVDVK, encoded by the exons ATGGCGTTTTGGG GAGTGGAGGTGAAACCCGGAAAACCTTACACTCACGTCCACGACCAAGCTCGCGGAAGGCTTCGCATCGGCCAG GCGACGTTGGGAAATGGTAAGGCTACCACAAAGAGCGTGGTGCAGTGCAATGTTGGCAAAAAGAGTCCTGTTTTGCTTTGCAGTTTGATTCCTGATAAAACTGAGGCCTGCCCTCTAGAGCTCGAGTTTGAGGAGGAGGGTGAGGTTGTCTTCTCGGTCATAGGGCCGAGAAGCGTCCACCTTTCTGGATATTATATTGGCAGTGGCCGGAGCGGCAGGGACGGTGGAGATGATAC CGATTCATATGGCGAAGATATTGGAGTGGACGATTCTGAGAGCTATGAGGAGTTTGACAGTGATGAAGACGAGTATGAATCGGACTTCATTGATGATGGTGACATTGACATGTTCCCACTCTCTCCTCGTCATAAAAACAATG TTGTAATTGAGGAGATTGTAGACGATGAAAAACCAACAAATCGAAATAATACGCGTCGACGTTTgaagaaaaagagtcaagtgagtGATACTGATAATGAGGATGACAATTCTCAGCTCCAACTGATTGTCGAGCCTAAGAACACTGCAGTCGTtgaaagtgaagatgaagatggtTTTCCAATCTCTTCTTTGTTAAGGAAAAATGTGAACAAGAATGAACCTGGAGATGAGAAAACAGATAAGAAGACAGTCGATGAAGACAAGAAAAGAAAGATTGATGCAATTAGTCAAGAGACTGAACCTTCAAG GGGTGTTGCTGGTGTTGAGCAGAACCATGTCCTTGGTGATAATGTTGAAACTCATGTGGGCGAAGGGAAgcggaaaaagaagaaagagaagactGTGAAGGAGTACAAAGAACTTGCAGAAGAAGCAATTAAAGGGGATGTAAATGCAATTCCTAACGCCAATGGCGTAGATCAAAATCACCCCTCTGAAGCTGAGAAGCCACTTAATGAAAA TGACAGAAGCAGTGGCggtaaaaagaagaagaatagaaagaaaaaAGTTAAAGAGGAAACTGCTCATGAAAAAGTTGGTGAAGAGACTGGTTTGAATGAAACAGAAATGAATCAAGACACTACAGAGGTTAAATTGGGTTCTGATAGCGCAGAAGTGGAACAATCCGTAAGAGAAGCACTGAATGATGA GGTTCCTGATGATAaaagcctcttgcaaaaagccaagaagaagaaaaaggcaaaGAAGGGCAGTAACCCGCAGAATGATTCCAATGTGAAGGAGCCTGTCATTCCGCCAGAAGAACATAATCATGAACACAAAACGAGaacattttcaaatggtttgtcTGTAGAGGAGCTCTCTATGGGCAAGCCCGATGGGAAGAAAGCTTCTCCTGGGAGTAAG GTTTTGGTAAACTATGTTGGCAAGCTAAAGAATGGAAAGATTTTCGACTCAAATGTTGGCACAAGACCTTTTAAATTCCGCCTTG GTGTTGGGCATGTCATCAAGGGATGGGATGTCGGCATTGCTG GTATGCGAATTGGGGACAAAAGAAGACTCAACATTCCGCCATCAATGGG TTACGGGAACAAGAATGTGGGAAAAATACCAGCAAACTCATGGCTCTACTTTGACGTGGAGATGGTGGATGTTAAATGA
- the LOC122041557 gene encoding eukaryotic peptide chain release factor GTP-binding subunit ERF3A-like produces the protein MEDERTLATVTHPSGLPDDWSKEDEEMIEEEHPPKAAGNSHDSPPQDLKEEVTSQLKSLQLEARVKEKESIANDLMEEIEELDEEEDKKRHLNVVFIGHVDAGKSTIGGQILFLSGQVDDRTIQKYEREAKDKSRESWYMAYIMDTNEEERIKGITVEVGRAHFETESTRFTILDAPGHKSYVPNMISGASQADIGVLVISARKGEFETGFEKGGQTREHVLLAKTLGVVKLIVVVNKMDDSTVKWSKERFDEIESKIVPFLRSSGYNVKKDVQFLPISGLMGSNMKTRLDKSICDWWDGPCLFEVFNSIEVPPRDPNGPFRMPIIDKYKDMGVVVMGKVESGGIHEGDSLLVMPNKANVKVLAIFCDENKVKRAGPGENIRVRLSGVEEEDILSGFVLTSVANPVGAVNEFKAQLQILELLDNAIFTAGYKAVLHIHAVVEECEIVELIEEIDTRKKKETDARKKRSKHKPLFVKNGAVVVCRIQVNNLICIEKFSDFAQLGRFTLRTEGKTVAVGKVVELPPAGNATFV, from the exons ATGGAGGACGAACGGACTCTGGCGACCGTAACCCATCCGAGCGGTCTGCCTGACGACTGGAGCAAAGAGGACGAAGAGATGATCGAGGAGGAGCATCCTCCGAAAGCTGCTGGCAACTCCCACGATTCGCCACCCCAAG ATCTGAAAGAAGAGGTAACTTCACAACTAAAGTCATTGCAACTGGAAGCAAGAG TGAAGGAAAAGGAGTCAATTGCAAATGATttaatggaagagattgaggagctCGATGAGGAGGAAGACAAGAAGCGACACTTGAATGTAGTTTTCATTGGCCATGTTG ACGCTGGGAAATCTACAATTGGAGGGCAGATACTTTTTCTTAGTGGTCAGGTTGATGACCGAACAATTCAGAAATATGAAAGGGAAGCTAAGGACAAAAGTCGAGAAAGCTG GTACATGGCCTATATCATGGACACAAATGAGGAAGAACGGATCAAG GGAATAACTGTTGAAGTTGGGAGAGCTCATTTTGAAACCGAAAGTACAAGATTCACAATTTTAGATGCACCG GGTCACAAGAGTTATGTACCTAACATGATCAGTGGTGCATCTCAAGCTGATATAGGTGTCCTT GTTATATCTGCTCGCAAGGGGGAGTTTGAAACAGGATTTGAGAAAGGTGGACAAACACGTGAACATGTCTTGCTTGCTAAAACATTGGGTGTAGTTAAGTTAATTGTTGTTGTCAACAAAATGGATGATTCTACTGTGAAATGGTCAAAAGAAAG GTTTGATGAAATAGAATCTAAGATAGTTCCCTTTTTGCGGTCTTCTGGCTACAATGTAAAAAAAG ATGTCCAATTCCTTCCTATTTCTGGTTTGATGGGTAGTAACATGAAGACAAGATTAGACAAAAGCATTTGTGATTGGTGGGATGGCCCATGCTTATTTGAGGTTTTTAATTCTATTGAAGTTCCACCACGTGATCCTAATGGTCCCTTCAG GATGCCAATTATTGATAAATACAAGGACATGGGAGTAGTGGTCATGGGGAAAGTGGAATCTGGAGGCATCCACGAAGGTGATAGTTTGTTGGTCATGCCTAACAAG GCTAATGTCAAAGTTCTTGCAATATTTTGTGACGAAAATAAAGTCAAGCGCGCTGGCCCTGGTGAGAATATTAGAGTAAGATTGTCTGGGGTTGAAGAAGAAGATATACTTTCTGGTTTTGTACTCACAAGTGTTG CAAATCCAGTAGGTGCAGTTAATGAATTTAAAGCTCAGTTACAGATTCTTGAGTTGCTGGATAAT GCCATTTTTACTGCTGGATACAAGGCTGTCTTACACATCCATGCTGTTGTCGAGGAATGTGAAATTGTTGAACTAATTGAAGAAATCGacacaagaaagaagaaagaaactgatGCTAGGAAGAAGAGGTCAAAACACAAGCCTCTTTTTGTTAAGAATGGTGCTGTTGTTGTTTGCCGCATTCAG GTGAATAACTTAATTTGCATCGAAAAATTTTCTGATTTTGCCCAGCTAGGAAGGTTCACACTTAGAACTGAAG GTAAAACTGTAGCTGTAGGGAAAGTGGTTGAACTTCCACCAGCAGGAAATGCTACATTTGTGTAA
- the LOC122041558 gene encoding protein Brevis radix-like 1 isoform X2 — protein sequence MLTCIACSKQLSVATAASRNVASGPESPIHDPDGEGTGNGAATPSTRQAIKALTSQIRDMALKASGAYRHCKPCAGASGGSQRLPHHHVGYTDSEMGSASDRFHYAYRRAGMGSGSSPPAAPSERELDMRLKAISSAERTPSVSGRTEASSEAASAFLEDGQDEPKEWVAQVEPGVLITFLSLPQGGNDLKRIRFRREMFNKWQAQRWWAENCDKVMELYNVQRVNRQTMPLPNPQRSEDECSKDRLATPPLGKELLPHNLHRPLMGGGGIGYSPSDSLEQHQGSTDHNHGHLHHVRHYYDSGGLTSTPKLSSISGAKTEISSMDASVRTCSSPDEVEQSGEISASISNASDLEREWVEEDEPGVYITIRELPGGIRELRRVRFSRERFGEMHARLWWEENRARIQEQYL from the exons ATGCTGACCTGCATTGCCTGCTCGAAGCAGCTAAGCGTCGCCACTGCGGCCTCCAGGAATGTCGCCAGCGGCCCCGAATCGCCGATCCATGATCCGGATGGCGAGGGCACGGGCAACGGCGCCGCTACTCCCAGCACCCGCCAGGCCATCAAAGCTCTCACCTCTCAG ATTAGGGACATGGCGTTGAAGGCGTCGGGGGCGTACCGGCACTGCAAGCCTTGCGCCGGCGCGTCCGGGGGGAGTCAGCGACTCCCCCACCATCATGTCGGCTACACGGACTCCGAAATGGGATCTGCGTCGGATCGGTTCCACTATGCGTATCGGCGTGCCGGAATGGGCTCGGGGTCTTCGCCGCCGGCGGCGCCGTCGGAGCGCGAGTTGGATATGCGGCTCAAGGCGATCTCCAGCGCGGAGAGGACGCCGTCGGTGAGCGGACGGACGGAGGCCTCGTCGGAGGCGGCGTCGGCCTTCTTAGAGGACGGCCAAGATGAGCCGAAGGAGTGGGTTGCACAGGTGGAACCGGGAGTCCTAATCACCTTCCTCTCTCTCCCTCAGGGCGGCAACGATCTCAAGAGGATCCGTTTCCG CCGAGAGATGTTTAACAAGTGGCAAGCACAGAGGTGGTGGGCTGAAAACTGTGACAAGGTCATGGAGCTTTACAATGTTCAAAGAGTCAATCGACAAACCATGCCACTTCCAAACCCGCAGAGATCCGAGGATGAG TGCTCAAAGGACAGGCTTGCGACACCACCACTCGGCAAAGAACTGCTTCCTCACAATCTCCACAGGCCATTGATGGGTGGCGGCGGGATTGGGTACTCACCATCTGATTCTCTTGAACAACACCAAGGCTCCACAGACCATAACCATGGCCACCTGCACCATGTGCGTCACTACTATGACTCCGGTGGCCTTACTTCAACCCCAAAGCTTTCTAGCATTAGTGGTGCAAAGACAGAAATATCCTCAATGGATGCTTCAGTTAGAACATGTTCATCACCTGATGAGGTGGAACAGTCTGGTGAAATCTCAGCATCTATCAGCAATGCGAGCGATCTAGAAAGAGAATGGGTGGAAGAGGATGAACCGGGTGTCTACATCACAATTCGCGAATTGCCAGGAGGTATCAGGGAACTCCGACGGGTTCGTTTCAG CCGAGAGAGGTTTGGTGAGATGCACGCAAGGTTGTGGTGGGAGGAGAACCGTGCCAGGATACAAGAGCAGTATCTTTGA
- the LOC122041558 gene encoding protein Brevis radix-like 1 isoform X1: MLTCIACSKQLSVATAASRNVASGPESPIHDPDGEGTGNGAATPSTRQAIKALTSQIRDMALKASGAYRHCKPCAGASGGSQRLPHHHVGYTDSEMGSASDRFHYAYRRAGMGSGSSPPAAPSERELDMRLKAISSAERTPSVSGRTEASSEAASAFLEDGQDEPKEWVAQVEPGVLITFLSLPQGGNDLKRIRFRREMFNKWQAQRWWAENCDKVMELYNVQRVNRQTMPLPNPQRSEDEVKEECPICSKDRLATPPLGKELLPHNLHRPLMGGGGIGYSPSDSLEQHQGSTDHNHGHLHHVRHYYDSGGLTSTPKLSSISGAKTEISSMDASVRTCSSPDEVEQSGEISASISNASDLEREWVEEDEPGVYITIRELPGGIRELRRVRFSRERFGEMHARLWWEENRARIQEQYL; this comes from the exons ATGCTGACCTGCATTGCCTGCTCGAAGCAGCTAAGCGTCGCCACTGCGGCCTCCAGGAATGTCGCCAGCGGCCCCGAATCGCCGATCCATGATCCGGATGGCGAGGGCACGGGCAACGGCGCCGCTACTCCCAGCACCCGCCAGGCCATCAAAGCTCTCACCTCTCAG ATTAGGGACATGGCGTTGAAGGCGTCGGGGGCGTACCGGCACTGCAAGCCTTGCGCCGGCGCGTCCGGGGGGAGTCAGCGACTCCCCCACCATCATGTCGGCTACACGGACTCCGAAATGGGATCTGCGTCGGATCGGTTCCACTATGCGTATCGGCGTGCCGGAATGGGCTCGGGGTCTTCGCCGCCGGCGGCGCCGTCGGAGCGCGAGTTGGATATGCGGCTCAAGGCGATCTCCAGCGCGGAGAGGACGCCGTCGGTGAGCGGACGGACGGAGGCCTCGTCGGAGGCGGCGTCGGCCTTCTTAGAGGACGGCCAAGATGAGCCGAAGGAGTGGGTTGCACAGGTGGAACCGGGAGTCCTAATCACCTTCCTCTCTCTCCCTCAGGGCGGCAACGATCTCAAGAGGATCCGTTTCCG CCGAGAGATGTTTAACAAGTGGCAAGCACAGAGGTGGTGGGCTGAAAACTGTGACAAGGTCATGGAGCTTTACAATGTTCAAAGAGTCAATCGACAAACCATGCCACTTCCAAACCCGCAGAGATCCGAGGATGAGGTGAAAGAAGAATGCCCAATA TGCTCAAAGGACAGGCTTGCGACACCACCACTCGGCAAAGAACTGCTTCCTCACAATCTCCACAGGCCATTGATGGGTGGCGGCGGGATTGGGTACTCACCATCTGATTCTCTTGAACAACACCAAGGCTCCACAGACCATAACCATGGCCACCTGCACCATGTGCGTCACTACTATGACTCCGGTGGCCTTACTTCAACCCCAAAGCTTTCTAGCATTAGTGGTGCAAAGACAGAAATATCCTCAATGGATGCTTCAGTTAGAACATGTTCATCACCTGATGAGGTGGAACAGTCTGGTGAAATCTCAGCATCTATCAGCAATGCGAGCGATCTAGAAAGAGAATGGGTGGAAGAGGATGAACCGGGTGTCTACATCACAATTCGCGAATTGCCAGGAGGTATCAGGGAACTCCGACGGGTTCGTTTCAG CCGAGAGAGGTTTGGTGAGATGCACGCAAGGTTGTGGTGGGAGGAGAACCGTGCCAGGATACAAGAGCAGTATCTTTGA